The Takifugu rubripes chromosome 3, fTakRub1.2, whole genome shotgun sequence genome contains a region encoding:
- the commd7 gene encoding COMM domain-containing protein 7, protein MQLHFSKDALPDCVSSDFHTLNKLSEQQFVRLIQILFEFLLEPEETERFVQQLGEFAGQHGMGTGPLRNLMKSVLLVPQGALRRNVSGEQMKEDLSKLGLNEDKAAHFSQQWVEHYAALSRLAVRQTLMVNQLVDMEWKFGVTVGTSEVQKVGNIFLQLKLVVRKGNSTENIYMELTLPQFYSFLHEMERAKVSMECFS, encoded by the exons ATGCAGCTTCACTTCAGCAAAGATGCCCTTCCAGACTGCGTCAGCAGCGACTTTCACACCCTCAACAAGCTCAGCGAGCAG cagtttgttcGTCTCATTCAAATTCTGTTTGAGTTCTTGCTGGAGCCCGAAGAA acagaAAGGTTTGTGCAGCAGCTCGGGGAGTTTGCAGGGCAGCATGGAATGGGTACCGGTCCATTGAGGAACCTAATGAAGAGCGTTCTCCTGGTGCCAcagg GAGCCCTGAGGAGGAACGTGAGCGGCGAGCAGATGAAGGAGGACCTGAGCAAACTAG gatTAAATGAAGACAAAGCAGCTCACTTCTCACAGCAG TGGGTGGAGCACTACGCGGCGCTGAGCCGACTGGCTGTCAGGCAGACTCTGATGGTGAACCAGCTGGTTGACATGGAGTGGAAGTTTGGAG TGACTGTGGGGACCAGTGAAGTTCAGAAGGTTGGCAACATCTtcctgcag TTGAAGTTAGTTGTCAGAAAGGGGAATTCCACTGAGAACATCTACATGg AGCTGACGCTCCCACAGTTTTACAGCTTCCTCCATGAAATGGAGAGAGCCAAAGTAAGCATGGAGTGTTTCAGCTGa